Genomic DNA from Rudanella lutea DSM 19387:
AGGGTGTTTGCCGATGCCGGGATTTCTATTTATGCCTTCAAACCTATTGTATTTGGGGTAAATAATAGTGATGCAGAGGTTGAATATGGAATTCGTGCGGCCAAAGAATTAGGAGCGAAGTCAGTAACGGTTGAACTGCCCACAGATCCGGCCCAAAGCCTTCGTTTAGGCAAACTGGGCGAAAAACATAAGGTCTATATTGGCTACCACAACCACCTGCAGGCCACGGATACCCTCTGGGACAATGCATTAAGCCAGTCTCCCTATAACTCAATCAACTTCGACTGTGGTCATTATCTGGCCGCTGGTGGGGCCAATACAAGGGAAAGTCTGATGTCCTTTCTGGAAGATAAGCACGAGCGAATAACCAGTATGCACCTGAAAGACCGAACGACACCGGCAAATGGTCAAAAAAATCTGGTTTGGGGGAGTGGCGATACACCCATTCGGGAAATCCTGCTGCAAATCAAAAAGCGGAAGTACAATTTCCCCGTCACCGTTGAACTCGAATACGAGATCCCAGAAGGCTCAAATGCGGTAAAGGAAGTGGCCCGCTGTGTCGAATACGCTAAAAAAATATTAATCTGATCGAACCATGAATCGTAGAAAAGCCATTCAACGAACCTCCCTGATCGTAGGTGGGATGCTGGCGGCCCCAATATTACAGGCTGTTCAGGGACAAGCTCTGTCTGCAACGAATAGGCTGGCAGTTAGCGCCGAACATGAGGCTTTGCTGGCCGATTTGGCCGATGTAATTATTCCAACGACAGCAACGCCCGGCGCCAAAGCAGCGAGGGTTGAACAGTTTATCGTACGGGTCGTGCGCGACTGCTACGAAACCCCAGAACAGGAAAAGTTTTACAATGGATTAACCGGTTTTGGGCAACTCTGCCAGAAAACCTTCGGCAAACCATTCGCCGACCTGGGCGAGGCAGACCGGATCTCGGCTGTCAAGTTGTTGACGAAAGCGAATCCGGCATTTTTCAAAAGCATGAGAGAATTAACCGTCACCGGCTATTTCAGCTCAAAGATCGGGGCCACTCAGGCGCTGGCCTATCAGCCCATTCCGGGAAAACTCATTGGCTGTATGCCATTGACCAACGATCAGAAAACCTGGGCATTATAAGAGTTTGCTAAACAGACAATCACATGAATCTGAACATTAACGCGATTAAGTCACAAACTTTCGATGCCATAGTTGTCGGGTCTGGAATATCGGGTGGGCTGCTAAAGAACTAACCGAAAAGGGGTTACGCGTGGTCATGATTGAGCGGGGGCGGATGCTTGAACACATTACCGGGTATGAAAATGCCATGAAAGACCCCTGGGATATGCAGTACCATGGCCGATTGACCGTCCAGCAGCGAAACACCCATCCTAAGCTTTCCCGGGATCATCCCTACAATGAAGGCACCGAAAAATATTGGATGAATGATGCGGATGCCCTCTATAAAGAGGAAAAGCGGTTCGACTGGTTTCGGCCTGACATACTGGGGGGCAAGTCGATTATGTGGGGGCGGCAAACGTACCGCTGGAGCGATCTTGATTTTGAGGCCAACCTCAAAGAAGGTATAGCCATTGACTGGCCAATCCGGTATAAAGATATTGCTCCCTGGTACAGCTATGTCGAACGTTTTGTGGGAATATCAGGCGAAAAGTTGAACCTGCCCCAGCTGCCAGACAGCGAATTTCTTCCGCCAATGGAAATGTTTTGTGTGGAGCGGCACGTCAAAGAAAGCATTGCCAAACACTTTGGGGGGCGGGTCATGACCATCGGCCGAAACGCTAATCTATCAGCCGCCGAAAAGGCTCAACTGGGTCTGGGGCGGTCCGCCTGCCAGTATCGGAATAAATGTTCGTTGGGTTGTCCCTATGGGGCTTACTTCAGTACGCAGTCGGCCACCTTACCCGCTGCCATGAAAACCAAGCGTTTGACGCTTCAAACGGACTCCCTTGTTCAGGAAATTCTGTACGACGAAAAAAAGAAGAGAGCCTCAGGGGTGCGGATTATTGATAAAAATACCCTGGAAACCAAAGAGATATACGCTAAGATTGTTTTTGTTTGCGCAAGCACCCTCGGCTCTACAACCATTCTGCTCAATTCAATTTCCAATCGTTTCCCCAACGGATTTGGCAACGACTCTGGGCAATTGGGGCATAATCTGATGGACCACCACTTTAAAATTGGGGCCTCAGGAACCTGGGAAGGTGGTGCTGACAAATACTACTACGGACGGCGGGCAAACGGGATCTACATACCCCGCTACCGGAATATAGGTAATGATAAACGCGATTACCTGCGCGGCTTTGGGTACCAGGGAGGGGGCAGCCGTAAAGGGTGGAGCCGTTCGACAGGCGAGTTGGCGTTTGGGGCCGCCATGAAAGAACAGCTGACCCGCCCCGGCGAGTGGACCATGAGTCTTAACGGATTTGGGGAGTGCTTACCTTACTATGAGAATCGGGTGTATTTGCACAAAACCGAAAAAGACAAGTGGGGTTTTCCACTGCAGGTGTTTGATGCGGAGTTTAAGGAAAATGAGCGAAAGATGCGGGTCGATATGCTAAACGATGCGCAGGAAATGCTTGAAGCCGCCGGGATGAAAAACATAAAAGCCAACGATGGCGTGTCGTATCCAGGAATGGCGATACACGAGATGGGAACCGCCCGTATGGGTCGAGATCCCAAAACCTCGGTTTTAAATGCCCATAATCAAATGCATGCCGTTCCCAATGTATTTGTTACCGATGGTTCCTGTATGACATCGGCCTCTTGCGTGAATCCTTCGCTTACTTATATGGCCCTGACGGCAAGAGCGGCTGATTTTGCCGTGGATCAGCTTAAAAAGCAAAATCTGTAGGCATCCTTCTGAGGAGGATAATCCTTGATAAAGTCGAGTTAAAGATACGGATGTGCGTCTGCTCATCGACATAAAGCTCATTAACAATAGGTTGGTTAGGGAACAATGGAATGCCTGGGGCAATTTTTAGACCCCAGGCCCATTGTAGTATGCCGACCTGAATTACTCATTATAGTTCACAGGTTAACCAGATCAATCGGAATGAACCGGCACACTTTTTTGCAACGTACGGTCAGTGGTGCCTTTGCTTCGCTAATCCCGGGTGAAAAACGACTCGCCCAGAAGCCCGCCCCTAAACCAGCATCTCTCCTGGCACAAACACCGCCACTGGGTTGGAACAGTTATAATTCATATGGGGTGTACCTTCACGAAAAAGCCGCATTTGAGAATCTTGAAGCCTTTGAGAAACTGCTAAAACCGCATGGTTACGAATACTTTGTGATTGATGGGGGCTGGGCGGGCGAATATGCCCTTATTCCTGGAACATTATATCCGAAAGAAAAGCACGCTTCTGTATTGGCAATGGACAAAAACGGGTTGCTCGAACCCGGCAAAACCTATTGGCCTAACGGACTCAAACCCCTCATTAATCAAGTTCATGCCAAGGGTTTAAAGTTTGGGATTCATCTGATGCGAGGCATTCCGCGGGCTGCCGTTGACCAGAATTTACCAATTGCCGGCTCGCGCTACCGGCTCGCCGATATTGTGGACAAAAGTAGCATTTGCAAATGGTATCCAAATACATACGGAGTAGATGTTCGTAAGCCCGGAGCTCAGGACTATTACAATAGTGTATTTAGGAAACTGGCCCAATGGGGTGTCGATCTGGTGAAGGTGGATGACTTAATACCATTCCCGGATGAAATTTTGATGATTGGGGAAGCCATTCGCAATTGCGGCCGCCCGATGCTTTACAGTCTGTCGCCGGGAAATACGACTAATCTGCGGGACCTGCCTTACTATCGACAGGCCCAAATGGTCCGAATTACTTACGATATATGGGATCGCGTAGAAGATTTTAAAACGGCTTTCAACCGGTGGCGACTCTTTCAGGGATTAGGCACACCTGGTTTTTGGCCTGATCTGGACATGATTCCATTTGGCCAACTTCAACTCATGCAGCCGGCTGAATATGAAGGTAGTGGCCGTGAGGTTAGGATGTCAGGGTTTGGTAACGCGCGAACCTCATTCCTTTCAAAGACTGAGATGCAAACCTTTATCACTATTCGGGCGTTAGCGGCTTCCCCCTTAATGATGGGAGGTGATTTACCAACGCTCGATGACTATTCCCTTGCCTTAATCACCAACGCTGACATGCTGGCCTGTAATCAAAATGGGAACACTGGCGTATTGGTTTATGATAAGAACCAGACAGAAGTATGGTTGACTAATCAAAAAAGCAGGTTCGGTGCAGGGTGGTTCGGCATTTTTAACCGAAGTGATCAGGGCCAGTTAGTGAAGCTGTCCGTGAAAGAGTTAGGGTTGGCCCACTTGCCCAATGTGGGTACTGCCAAAACCACCTATAAACTCCACGACATCTGGAATAACGCAACTCTTCCAATTCAGGAGGGCTCTATCGAAGTAAGTATCCCGGCTAATGGCGTCGTTTTTTGTCGGTACGAAGGTGCCCGAAGTGCTTAGCTGTACGTGTTTTTAGTGACCAGGAACGGACTCCGTTTCTCTACGTAATTGCCGAGGTAATTAGCAACTTCTGGCATAATCTGGTTTACCGGCAGATCACTCATTTCAGGCCTGCGAGACTGAGAAAATGCATTGACAGTCAGTAAATGTCAATGATTCGCTTTGCCTTAAACTAATTGATTGGTGGGCTTATGACATTCCACTTTGTCAAGCAAACAAAGCAAATCCAGTCAGTCGGGAACGATTTAAGTCAACTGACTACTGAAGAACATGGGATTACGGTAGGCTCAGCGCCCAAAGCACAAAGTGCTGGCAAAGGAACAGTCCAGGATAACACTCTTTATCTGATTTATGAAACACCTATTGTATTCAGCCCTATTCCCTTTGATCCTGTTTGTGCTTTCAGGAATGGCTCACCGATCCGTTGCTCAAGGGCAGAAGAAGCGCCCCAATATTTTCATTTGTATGGCCGATGATGCCTCCTTTCCCTTTATGGGAGCTTACGGTACTGATTGGGTAAAAACACCCGCTTTTGACCGGATCGCCAGGGAAGGACTTTTGTTTATGAACGCTTACACTCCCAATGCAAAATGTGCACCTTCCCGCTCGTGTCTGCTCACCGGTCGCCACTCCTGGCAGCTTGAAGAAGCAGCAAACCACTCTCCTGATTTTCCAGCTAAGTTCAAAACGTTTATGGAGGCACTTGACGAGCACCAATATTGGGTAGGCCATACGGTTAAAGGCTGGGGACCTGGAAATCCTGGCAAGGTAGGGGGCAAAAGGCGGGAACTGACGGGTAAAGCCTACAATGGGCGGACCTTAACTCCACCCTCGACTGGCATTTCAAAGGCAGATTACACCGGGAACTTTCGCGATTTTCTCGATCAAAAGAAGGATGTAAATCAACCGTTCTGCTTCTGGTACGGTTCTATTGAGCCCCATCGAGACTATGAATATGCCTCCTCGCTACGGGCAGGAAAACAACCGAACGAAATAAAGCAAATACCGGCCTACTGGCCCGATACGGATACCGTCCGTACGGATATGCTCGATTATGCCTTTGAGCTTGAGTACTTCGACCAGCATTTAGGGAAAATGTTAAAACTGCTGGAGGAACGCGGTGAACTTGAAAATACCATTGTTGTTGTGACCGCCGACAACGGAATGCCTTTCCCTCGCGTGAAGGGGCAGGCCTACGAGGCCTCTAACCATGTACCTATGGCTATCATGTGGAAGGGAGGTATTCAAAACCCAGGCCGACGGATAAAGGATTTCGTAAGCTTTATTGATCTGGCCCCCACTTTTCTGGAATTGGCTGGCCTAAACCAACAAATGGCAGGAATGCAGCCGATTGAAGGCAAGACGTTGACAGATCTTTTTAATTCTGCAAAAAATGAAGGGGTGAATCCGCTAAGAGATCACGTGTTGATTGGCAAAGAACGCCACGATGTAGGCAGACCCCACGACTGGGGCTATCCTATACGCGGCATTGTCAAGGGTGGATTCCTTTACGTTAGAAATTACGAGACCAGCCGCTGGCCTGCGGGCAATCCGGAAACCGGTTATCTGAACACCGATGGCGGAGCAACCAAGACATTGATTTTGAACGGACGGCGCCGGGGTGAGAAAACCCAGTACTGGCAGATGAACTTTGGCAAGAGACCAACAGATGAGCTGTATAATTTACAGAACGACCCGGACTGTGTGAAAAACCTGGCTTCCCAGACGGACTACCGCCGTCTGATGAAAAAGCTACGAACCCAGATGGAACAGGAACTTCGGTCACAGGGCGACCCCCGGCAAGCTGGTAACGGAGCTGTATTCGATTCCTATCCGTATAGTGGAGAAGTAAACGGATTTTATGAGAGATACCTCAACGGGGAGAAAGTAAAAGCTTCATGGGTCAATGATTCTGATTTTGAGCTCTTTCCGGTTCCAGACAAGCTAAACTAAACAGACACTTACCTTTCTGAAAATGAATCGTCGCCATACGCTCAAAGCCATTGCCATGGGGGCATTGACCCCAAAGTCTCTACTGGACAATAACTTACTCCGTCCGGGAATTTCAACAAACGACCCCTCCATACCTTCCCAGCATAGTCAGTGGCAAGGGTGGCCGGATATGGACTGGGTTGGCCCCGAATTCTGGGGGAATCGCCTGCAAGACTGGCGCTTGCGTGACGGTAAAGTAGAATGCACCGCACAGGACATAAACCGTACGCTCTACTGGCTCACTTGCCAGCTTGGCGAGCAACTCCTGCCTTTTGAAACACAGGTAATTGTTGATCCCTCTCGGATAAAGTCCGGCTCCGGGCAAGGTTATGCTGGTTTACGGCTGGGAGCCAAGGGACCCTTCAAAGACTACCGGTCTGCTGCCGTCTTTGGCAAAGGGCTCGATGTAGGCCTGTCGGATCAGGGTTTTCTTTTCATCGGTGAACTCAGGAGCCAGCTTGCCGTGTCGATGCGAAAGCCTTTGCGGCTGCGGCTATTGGCTGAACCCTCATCCGGGCAGTATACACTTACGCTTTCGGCCCGAGCATCCGACACGGATCAGTTGCTTGGAGAAGTTCAGACCCTGGCCATCCCAAACGCTCAACTCGTGGGGAATATCGCCCTAGTGTCTCATATGCCCCAGCCCCAACAAACCGCTAATGAGCCGAATACTTATTCGTTTTCTGATTGGTCGCTGTCTGGTGCAAAAATGACCCATTCCCCAGACCAGACCTTTGGCCCTATTTGCTTTGCCCAATACACCTTTCATAATAAAACCCTGAAACTTACCGCTCAATTAGCCCCGGTTGAGACGATTGCCAGCCAACAGTTAAATCTACAGGTCCGTCAGGGAAAGACGTGGAAAACCCTGTTAACCCAACCCATTGACCCACAAAGCCGTACTGCTCACTTTCGGGTGGATCGTTGGGCTATTCGAAAACCTGTACCGTACCGGCTGGTCTTGACGCTGCCCCTGCGTAAGGGCAACAAAGCCTACGAGTATCACGGCACGCTGACTCCAGAACCCAAACAGGCAGAAAAGGTGAGAGTGGCCGTGTTCAGTTGCAACGCAGATCATGGCTTTCCGGATGGCGAAGTCGTAAAACATGTAGCGAAACAGGAGGCAGATCTGGCCGTGTTTTTAGGGGATCAGTTTTACGAATCTACGGGAGGATTTGGCATACAAACCAGCCCATTACCGAAAGCCATACTGGACTACCTGCGCAAGTGGTATATGTTTGGCTGGTCTTACCGCGATATATTTCGGCACATACCCTGTGCTATCATTCCTGACGATCACGATGTTTATCACGGTAATATCTGGGGTGAGGGCGGAAAGCAAGCCCCTACAGACAAAGGTTGGGACTATGCAGCCCAAGACCAGGGTGGCTATAAAATGCCCCCTGAATGGGTAAATATGGTGCAACGCACCCAAACCAGTCATTTACCAGACCCCTATGATCCCACCCCAGTTCGTCAGGGGATAGGTGTGTATTATACCCACTGGATTTACGGGGGCATTAGTTTTGCCATTTTAGAAGACCGAAAGTTCAAGCCAGCTCCTAAGAATGTGCTTCCTCCCGAAGCCAACGTACAAAACGGCTTCATCCAGAATCCAGAATTCGACATCAAAACGTATCGAAATCTGGAGGCAGACCTGCTCGGTCAGCGGCAAATGGATTTTTTGAAAGAGTGGGTTGAAGACTGGCGACAAGGTGTGCGGTTAAAAGTCGTACTGTCTCAAACGAACTTCTGTACAGTAGCCACGTTGCCAAAAGGAAGTCTGATCGACAAGATCGTGCCACGTCTTCCAATACCTGAACCAGGGCAGTACGTCACCGGCGACGCTCCCACCGCAGACATGGACTCCAATGGATGGCCTCAGAGAGGTCGGGATGAAGCCGTTAAATTAATTCGGAAGGGGTTTGCTTTTCATATAGCTGGAGATCAGCATATTGGCAGCTATGTGCAATACGGGGTGGAAGAATTTGCAGATGCTGGATTTGCCTTTGCCGGACCGGCACTGAACAACACCTTCCCCCGTCGTTGGTGGCCACCCACCGAAGGTCATACTCCTTTGCCGGGGCAACCGGCCTATACCGGAAACTTTCGGGATGGATTTGGAAATCGCATGACGGTGATGGCGGTTGCAAACCCACAAAAGACAGGTCGGGAGCCTGCTCAACTTTACGACCGGGCCACAGGCTATGGCCTTGTAATCCTCGACAAATCGGAGCGAACAATCAGAACGGAATGCTGGCCCCGGTATGTGGATCCGATACAGGCTCCTGAAGGCCAATATAATGGATGGCCTCTTGTGATCAACCAGTTAGATAATTATGGCCGAAAAGCCAGTGCCTGGCTACCGGAGATTCAGGTTAATGGGCTTGATAATCCAGTTGTGACAATCTGGGAAGAAAAGACCGGGGAGCATGTCTATTCGATCCGAATCAAAGGAAATACCTTCCGCCCGAAGGTATTTGCGGAAGGGGCCTATACCATTCGTGTTGCCGAGCCTGACCGGGGAATTGAACGAGTCGAAAAAGGGATCCGTGCCAGCCCGACAGCCTCGGGGATCTTACCGATTTCAGTGTAAGCCATAGCCTTGTCAAAGTTGCGGCTGGGGCTGTAATGTATTTCCTCAATAGACCCATACGCGGTTTACCCAATACCTAATTCCAAACAAATGAAAAACCTCCTTGTCACAGCCCTTTGTTTAGGCACACTGGCCGCTATGTTGCAGGCCTTCCGTCCACACCCTCCCCGTTCGGCACCGAAACCCAAAAACATTATTTACATTCTGGCCGACGATCATCGCCACGATTTTATGGGGTTCACCGGTAAGGTAGCAGGTTTACAAACGCCCAACCTCGACCGACTGGCTAATGAGGGAGCTCATGTGCAGAATGCTTTTGTTTGTACAGCCCTCTGTTCGCCCAGCCGTGCCAGCATCCTCACGGGGCAGTATCCCCACAAACATAGAGTGGTCGATAACATAGCTCCCTTACCTAATGGACTGAAATTTTATCCGGAATACCTTCAAAAAGCAGGTTATAAAACAGCTTTTCTTGGCAAGTGGCACATGGGTACTGAAGGAGATTCCCCCCAACCTGGCTTCGATTACTGGCTTAGCTTTAAAGGACAGGGCGTGTACTACAACCCTACCTTTAACATCAATGGTAAACAAGTTGCCCACGGCGACAGTAGCTACACCTCCGATTTACTGACCGACTACGCGCTGAAATGGATGGGCTCGCTGGACAAAAGCAAACCCTTCGCCTTGTACTTATCCCATAAGGCTGTTCATGCCGATTTTCAACCGGCCAGGCGGCACAAAGACGTATATGCAAATATACCCATTAACTACCCCCGTTCATTTTACCTGACTGCTACTGACAGTAGTAAAATTTGGGGGCCACGTCCATCTATTGACCCTGAAATCGGCCAGTTAAAGGTCAATTTGGCCGATACACCTAATTGGGTGAAAGCCCAGCGCGGTAGCTGGCACGGGGTCGATTACATGTATCACGGCAGTATTGGCTTTAACGATTTCTACCGGCGTTACTGCGAAACACTGCTGAGTGTTGATGACAGTGTTGGGCGGGTACTACAATGGCTCGATGAAAACGGCCTGACCGAAACCACTATGGTGGTCTATATGGGTGACAATGGCTTTAGTTTTGGCGAACATGGACTAATTGACAAGCGGCACATGTACGAAGAATCCATGCGAGTGCCCCTGTTGATACGCTGCCCTGCCGTGGTGAAGGCTGGGACAAAACTGACTCAGGTAGTGCAGAACATTGATATAGCGCCCACCCTGCTGGAATGGGCCGGGCTGCCCAAACCCGCTCAGATGCAGGGAGATTCTTTCCTACCCCTGTTGCAGGGGCAATCCGTTGCCTGGAAAAATCAAGCCTTTTATGAGTACTACTGGGAGGCCAATTTTCCATCAACTCCCACTATGTTTGGTTTACGTACAGACCGCTATAAATATATCTTCAACCATGGGGTGTGGGATGCTAATGAGTTGTATGACCTAAAAGCCGACCCATTCGAAGTCAATAATCTCATTCGGAGTCCGGCTCATCAGGAAATTGCCAAAGACATGAAACGTCAGATTTGGGAGTGGCTTGAGCAAACAGATGGCCTTCAGATTCCGCTGCACCCCACCCTGCAAAAACGAGTTGACCACCGCTACCGAGGTACGTACTAATCTACACAAAAGCGTTCTGTGCTGTCCGCAGTGAATGGTTTATTAAGGGGAACAGTTTTCCTATACGATCGCTATAACTCGAGATTACAACAAGCATACATGGTTCTTAGATGAGGATAAGGAAGCGTGTGATGGTCTGGTTTAGCGGCACACTGAACTTGCTTAATTTCGCAGGACCATGCAGACCCAATAACAACCAAAACCCCGTCGGAACTATGATGCCGAATTCAAGGCCCAGGTACTAAAAATGCTGGCTAGCGGCCAAACCGCCAGCTACATTGCCAACGCCTTGCGTATCTCCGAGAGCATCATCTACCGATGGAAAAGTCGGAGTCAGGATCACCAAAAAGATAACACCCAAGACAGTGAGTTTTCCGTAGAAAACCAGCAGTTGAAGGAGCGCGTTCACCACCTCAAAACCGAGCGTGAGAAAAAAAAAGGCCGCTGGACGGCTCCATTGAGCATTTTCAGCCGAGCGACTTACGACGCACTTACGACTTAGTGCAGAGTTTGTCAGAGTTATCAGTAGTACTGCTTTGCCAACCTTTTGCCGTAAGTCGCTCGGCTTTTTACCGCTACCGACGCGGAGCCAGTTATTCCGATATAGAAGAAGAAAAGCCATTGGTTGAGCGGGGCTTCAACGTGCTTATACATCCCTATGGAGCACGCCGGATTCAGGCGGAATTACTAGAACAGGGCGACAATACCTACGAATTTTGATGTAAGCGTCTAATTTACCCGCTATACAGCCGAATCATTCATTCTCCGTACAACTGATAGTCGCTATTACATAGCCTATTGCGGGGCCGCCCTTTAGGTTTGTAGCATAGTAATATTCCAAGATTTGGGATAGCTTGCTAACAAGTAAACAGGGTGGGCTAGCCTATGGGGCCGCAGAGTATCAGCTCTATGCTCGGATTCAGGACCCACCCAGACAAAGCCTTACCGCAAAAATCCTATGCCCCGCACGTCTACTTTCTGCTTTAGCACCCGTATTGGTTTGAGTCTGGCAATGCTGCTGTTATGTAGCGCAACCACGTTTGCTCAGAAAGTTCGCTACGTTACCACGACGGGCACCACCCCCGCTACGTCGGCTACGACCAGTTGGGCCACCAGCACCACGGATTTACAGGGGGCCATCAACGCCAGCGGGCCCGGTGATCAGGTATGGGTAGCCGTCGGGGTGTACAAGCCTTCCAGCAGTACCGCCCGAACCGCCAGTTTCTCCATGAAAGATGGGGTAGCCATTTATGGTGGGTTTAGCGGTTCGGAAACAAGCCTGAACCAGCGCCCTGCCAACAACCCGGTTACGGGGCCCGGCGGGGCATCGCAGCCCAGCATCGGAACCCCAACCGGCAGTACGTTGAGTGGCGATATTGGGGTGGTAGGTAACAACAGCGATAACAGTTACCATGTCATTACGAATGTACCGTTACTGACCACCTCGGCGGTGCTGGATGGCTTTGTCATCACCGGGGGCAATGCCAATGGATTAAACAACAACGGTTACGGAGGAGGTGTGTTCAATTATGTGCCAGGACCGGGTGTCCCCTTTAGCCCGCTTTTCCGTAATTGTTTGTTTCAGGACAATCAGGCGGCTTTGGGCGGGGGCATGATGAACTTGGCCTTGAACAACGGTGACGCTGGCCCGCAACTGATTAACTGTGCATTCAGAGACAATACGGCTACCGATACTGGTGGCGCGATGGCTAACCTTGGGCAGGCTGGCGATACAAACGCACAACTAACCAACTGCACCTTTCAGGACAATACAGCTAACTATGCCGGGGCGGTGTACAATGCCGGGTTCTTTTCGGGTAGCTACACAGGAACTCAACTGACTAATTGTTCCTTTGAGCGAAATCAGGCAACCGTTTCCGGTGGGGCCATGTATAACTATGGAAATAATTACGGCATATCGAATCCACAGCTGACCAACTGCTCTTTTATGAATAATAAGGCTGCTTCAGATGGCGGAGCCATGTATAATGATGGCCGAAATTCGGGTCAGTCGCTGCTACGGTTGATAAACTGTTCGTTGCAGGGTAACACAGCTACGAGCCCCAGTGGGGCCCTATATAATTATAGCAACGTAGGTCTCAGTAGAGCTGATCTGACGAACTGTATTGTCTGGAATAATCCCGTACTTAATCAAGGGGGCATAGTTATCGCCAATTATAGTCTTTTCGATGCGTCTTCGTTTATCAGTGGCTCCACAAACATAAGCACGGCCACATCGCCGTTCACCAGCACGGCTACGGCGACATTAACCTCCTGCTCACAGGCACTCAATGCGGGTAGTCCACTGAGTCAAACAGTACTAACGGCCCCCTACTCAGAAACGGCTGTACCTACAACTGATCTGGCAGGGAACCCCCGTATCGTCGATAGTCGGGTCGACATTGGCGCGGTAGAGTTTCAGGTCGTTTACCCTGCCCGCCTGTATGTATCCATCAGTCAGACGGCGGTACCGGGCGACGGGCAAAGCTGGGCGACGGCCTATCCCGATTTGCAGCAGGCGCTGAATTATGCCTGCCCGATAAATCTGACCGAAATATGGGTTGCCAGTGGGGCCTATAAACCCACAACCACAACTGGCCCCGCCAGTCGTAGCATCAGTTTTGCCATGAAGAACGGCGTTTCTATTTACGGGGGCTTTTTCGGCACCGAGACCATGCTGAGCCAGCGCCCACCAGTTAACCCCATCACGGCAGAAGGCCGTCCCGGTAGCCCATCCAGCAGTACGCTGAGCGGGGATATTGGCACAGTGGGTAACACTAACGACAACAGCTACCATG
This window encodes:
- a CDS encoding alkaline phosphatase D family protein; this encodes MNRRHTLKAIAMGALTPKSLLDNNLLRPGISTNDPSIPSQHSQWQGWPDMDWVGPEFWGNRLQDWRLRDGKVECTAQDINRTLYWLTCQLGEQLLPFETQVIVDPSRIKSGSGQGYAGLRLGAKGPFKDYRSAAVFGKGLDVGLSDQGFLFIGELRSQLAVSMRKPLRLRLLAEPSSGQYTLTLSARASDTDQLLGEVQTLAIPNAQLVGNIALVSHMPQPQQTANEPNTYSFSDWSLSGAKMTHSPDQTFGPICFAQYTFHNKTLKLTAQLAPVETIASQQLNLQVRQGKTWKTLLTQPIDPQSRTAHFRVDRWAIRKPVPYRLVLTLPLRKGNKAYEYHGTLTPEPKQAEKVRVAVFSCNADHGFPDGEVVKHVAKQEADLAVFLGDQFYESTGGFGIQTSPLPKAILDYLRKWYMFGWSYRDIFRHIPCAIIPDDHDVYHGNIWGEGGKQAPTDKGWDYAAQDQGGYKMPPEWVNMVQRTQTSHLPDPYDPTPVRQGIGVYYTHWIYGGISFAILEDRKFKPAPKNVLPPEANVQNGFIQNPEFDIKTYRNLEADLLGQRQMDFLKEWVEDWRQGVRLKVVLSQTNFCTVATLPKGSLIDKIVPRLPIPEPGQYVTGDAPTADMDSNGWPQRGRDEAVKLIRKGFAFHIAGDQHIGSYVQYGVEEFADAGFAFAGPALNNTFPRRWWPPTEGHTPLPGQPAYTGNFRDGFGNRMTVMAVANPQKTGREPAQLYDRATGYGLVILDKSERTIRTECWPRYVDPIQAPEGQYNGWPLVINQLDNYGRKASAWLPEIQVNGLDNPVVTIWEEKTGEHVYSIRIKGNTFRPKVFAEGAYTIRVAEPDRGIERVEKGIRASPTASGILPISV
- a CDS encoding sulfatase family protein; the protein is MKNLLVTALCLGTLAAMLQAFRPHPPRSAPKPKNIIYILADDHRHDFMGFTGKVAGLQTPNLDRLANEGAHVQNAFVCTALCSPSRASILTGQYPHKHRVVDNIAPLPNGLKFYPEYLQKAGYKTAFLGKWHMGTEGDSPQPGFDYWLSFKGQGVYYNPTFNINGKQVAHGDSSYTSDLLTDYALKWMGSLDKSKPFALYLSHKAVHADFQPARRHKDVYANIPINYPRSFYLTATDSSKIWGPRPSIDPEIGQLKVNLADTPNWVKAQRGSWHGVDYMYHGSIGFNDFYRRYCETLLSVDDSVGRVLQWLDENGLTETTMVVYMGDNGFSFGEHGLIDKRHMYEESMRVPLLIRCPAVVKAGTKLTQVVQNIDIAPTLLEWAGLPKPAQMQGDSFLPLLQGQSVAWKNQAFYEYYWEANFPSTPTMFGLRTDRYKYIFNHGVWDANELYDLKADPFEVNNLIRSPAHQEIAKDMKRQIWEWLEQTDGLQIPLHPTLQKRVDHRYRGTY
- a CDS encoding choice-of-anchor Q domain-containing protein gives rise to the protein MPRTSTFCFSTRIGLSLAMLLLCSATTFAQKVRYVTTTGTTPATSATTSWATSTTDLQGAINASGPGDQVWVAVGVYKPSSSTARTASFSMKDGVAIYGGFSGSETSLNQRPANNPVTGPGGASQPSIGTPTGSTLSGDIGVVGNNSDNSYHVITNVPLLTTSAVLDGFVITGGNANGLNNNGYGGGVFNYVPGPGVPFSPLFRNCLFQDNQAALGGGMMNLALNNGDAGPQLINCAFRDNTATDTGGAMANLGQAGDTNAQLTNCTFQDNTANYAGAVYNAGFFSGSYTGTQLTNCSFERNQATVSGGAMYNYGNNYGISNPQLTNCSFMNNKAASDGGAMYNDGRNSGQSLLRLINCSLQGNTATSPSGALYNYSNVGLSRADLTNCIVWNNPVLNQGGIVIANYSLFDASSFISGSTNISTATSPFTSTATATLTSCSQALNAGSPLSQTVLTAPYSETAVPTTDLAGNPRIVDSRVDIGAVEFQVVYPARLYVSISQTAVPGDGQSWATAYPDLQQALNYACPINLTEIWVASGAYKPTTTTGPASRSISFAMKNGVSIYGGFFGTETMLSQRPPVNPITAEGRPGSPSSSTLSGDIGTVGNTNDNSYHVVSNPQGLTTGTPDRATLLDGFVITGGNANGGSTNNYGGGVFNNGRGGAGLACNPAFRNCLIQGNTAASYGGGMYNDGQQGGSASPELTNCLIQHNMAGSIGGGMYNDGVGGTASPSLLNCIFQNNSAVSLGGGMHNDGRSAGQAYPQLANCAFLNNTATAYGGAIANDSGSPVLTNCSLQGNTANQGGAIYNSNSFPLVTNSIFWNNGASNAIVNFVNSVTVARYCLVDAATTVSGLTNLTATSSPFRSATSVALLASSAAINAGNPGSVTVANPPYSETSLPTIDLFGNPRIAFGRVDIGAVELADIFTVKNGLWSDATVWNVNRVPVAGERVRLRHTLQVGDVFGVGKIVYESTGRAVFTAGGRLQLQP